The DNA sequence TCAGCCTTGAATAAGCATGATGGCTTATCAAATCTTATCCTGAATATAAGTCAAATACGATTGGTTTGTTAGTTTTCCCTCTGACGGCATACTGAACCATGTCCCAATTTCCGCCGTGAACGATATGTCATGAGCCATACGGAAACGAACCACAGACTAGCCCAAGTCGTAGCGACGAACTTCAGTCTGAATCAAACCCTGCATCAGGGGAGTCAGTCCATCAAGGAGTGGCGTTGCGTGTCTGACTATTCTTGATTCGAACACAACAGCCACTTTCGTTTCAGACGCTGTCTCACGTCAATCTATGATCTGACTCAGTAACGATCTGCTTCCGGATGGGTTGCGCGTCTTCAACCACTACTCAAGTGTCTCTCTTCCGCTACATCAGTACAGTATACTCCTTGTTGGCATCGCCTACGAGCATCGCATATTCCAATCGTTGACAACGTTGCTCTCGGCATCGCCACGACCGAGCAACGCGCTACCAGCTTTCAGAGTAGGGTCGAGTAGACTCTTCCATCCGATTTTGAATTGACCAGACCATATACTGTAACCAGGAATTTCGAATGCTTAATATGCATAGGGTGACCATAAATGCCAATCAACGATCTATCCAAACATCTTCGAGAAAgctttcctctctttctccttcctctcctttcgCTTGGTCTCCACATCCTTCAAGGCCTTCAACACACCCGCATCGCCGGGCACACATTCCAAAGCCGCTTTCAggtctttctcagcttcttcgtcctccttcttttgGATCTCAGCTAATGCTCGTCGGTACAAAGCTTTACCTTTCTCCGCTGGAGTGAGATCGGGAATGGCCAACGCTCGGGTAGTGAGTATCATAGCGAGTGTAGCAGCGGGCGGTGTGCATTTCAGTGCGGCCAATGCGGCGTTAGTCAATAATGGGATTCGGCTAGAGATGGATTTGGTCATGGAATCAGTATCCGCATTGCCGTCGCAGTTAACCTTACTCGCAGATTTGAGCGGGGATAGAGTGAAAAAGGAAGTAGGAGCAGGGATAAGGAAAAAAGAgcagggagaagggagaagggagaagggagaagggagaagggagaagggagaagggagaagggagaagggagaagggagaagggagagtGGTATACTTACGCTGATCTGTAACCCTCGATTTGTTCTTTAGGTGCGTCATCAGGTAAGACAGGATGGACATCGAGATACCTCAAGGCCTTTTGGTACTTGTCCAAAGCAGTAGCGAATTGTCCAGCTTTGAATTCTCTTACAGTGGTGTCGGGTATGAGCACATCTGTTCGCTAATGGGGCACATTCAGTGGAATACTCACTTGGTACCGACGTCTTTCAGCTTCAATGCTACGCTCAAAGCCTCATCGGCTTTCTCAGCATCAATaccctcctcatcttgagGATAATCCTAcaatctctcgtcagctcagtctCAACCTGATTGATCTCGTTACGGTAACaaaatcactcacctcccagATATCCTCACCGCTACTTGCTTCTtgtgctttcttcttctcttcgtcctctttaGCGATATCCTCAACCGTCAAAACACCAGCAGCGGCGATTTTTACCTCTTCGTTTGGCTTGTCCGACGTAGTGGGCAGAGCTTCGATTCGTCGGACTAATCCTTTATTCGATCTCACTCTTCCGAAGACTACGTGTTTTCCATCCAAGTGAGGGGTAGGTACGCTGACACCAACGTATCAGCATGTCATACATCGCTTCTTGACAGCGCAATTTCGAAAATCTGGTATGTGGTATGAACGACTCACGtggtgatgaagaattgGGAGCCGTTGGTATTGGGTCCAGCGTTGGCCATGGAGAGTAACATAGGTTTATCGTGTTTCAAAGTGAAGCCTTCGTCCTCGAACTAGTCATATACACAATCCATCAGTTCGTGACCCCCTTCGCTACAGCACGAGAAAAGAATTGAAGAAATGACAAGCGATCTAGCTTACCTTCTCCCCGTAGATGGATTCACCACCTGTACCATTCCCATTGGTGAAGTCTCCGCCCTGAAGCATGAAGCTCTTGATACATCGGTGGAAGTTTGAGCCCTCGTACGCCAATTTGCGGCCTGAGGCATTGGTCTTGTCGCCGAGACAGAGGTGCTTGAAATTGTCGGCTGTCTAAGGGGGCAAAACAACCCGTATGTCAGCGTCTTGGAACATCTCACGGTGCACCAACACTTGGACCGGAAATTGCACATGGGGGCTTGAGGAAGATCGCCACGTACCTTAGGTACCACATCATCGTACAACTCAAAGGTCAGTCGGCCAGCCGGGGATCCAgcgatggtgatgtcgaAGTAAGTGATGGTGTTTGGCATTGTGACGCGGATGAATGACAAGGATGAGGGAGCTGGGAATGAGAAGATGGTATTGATACTAGGGGTCTGCTATGGGAGCTGCGAAGAGGTATTCTGGGATGATCtcgagatgaaagaggaattgatgctgatgctgttgatgctgCTGTCACTCGGTGCACGGCCTGCGGTCAACAGGTTACATGGAAATTCAGATTCGAGCATTTTCTAGTAAGCGATGTATGTTTGCGTGGAGACCCCATACATCATTTTCATAATTCCTCCACTTCTGCTGCTGGCGGAGTACAGAAGTACAGATGTACTGGTAAACTGGTAGAGCCTTTGCCTTACCTCAGAATGCATAACAATGAAATCTCCACTCCCGGACAGGATTATGCAAATGAGGAGGTGCGATCAAGGACGATCTATATCTATCTATAATTTGGCTTTGAGATATGTTTTATGTTGGACTCCTCCGCGATTCGTGACGCTTTTCGGGAGTTCAGTGTACCGTCCAAACAGAGCGAGCAAGGATGTTACCGACTCACAAGAAAGCTTTGAATGGGTTCTTCAGCGATAAGAATGCTGCGCCCTGCATGTAGAGTCTACAATCAGCGAGAATCGGTATTGTGCATCCATCCATTGATTTTACCTTTGGTACGAAAACAACGTCTCCTGGTCTAGCTATcaatttcttcccttcctgcACCATACTGTTCGACTAGTGAGCTAAGTTTTTCCTTCATCAAGTGCAAGAAACTGGCTGAGCCGGCTCCGGGCGCAGCTTCGCGTATAGGAATATGGAAAGTCAGACTCACTGCCATTCACCTTCCAAGATGTATTTCCACTATCGGTCAATCACCAACCGCCTCAATCAGCAGAGTCCGGTCGGGTACACCTCACACGATGCATCCGTCACGCCAACGCACCTCGTTCACTGGGAAAGAAGCACTATCCAGATCCTCCGCCAATTCATCTTTGACGAATATACCGCCCGTATATGGATTCTCGCTTATTTCCGCTGATCCGAGATCACCTATTTTCGCAATAAATCGCATACCAAGTCACCAAATTGAATGGGTCAGCTTACGAACCTCGCTTTGACTGTTTGTATTTGTCTGTGTCCCCAAGCGACATGTATCCctgcatgatcagcacaacgaggaaaggaaagacgCGTAACTCACACACCCATGCACCGGGTTTGGTATTTACCAGAGGCATCTGGTTGACATCGTGAAATATCTGGATTCGCTTATCCGTTCCACCCttggttgaggaggatgatgacatTTTGCTTTGGCCTGCTTACGGAGACTCCGTTCTTTCCGCTTCACCGGATTCGtttgatactgatactgagCAGAAGAAAACGATTGTATATGGATATCATACATGTATATTGCAGAGACAAATACCTCGTCCTATGCATGTCCTACTCGGTGGGTTTCACGATAAGTCAAAAAACGGATGATAGACCGAATTAAGCGTCGGCTATCTACTCAGACCCAGATGGGTTTACCGATATCCTTTGGTACTTTACTCTCACACGACAGGAGTGATTTCTTAATTCATTATTCGCGATGGTCGAAGGTCAATGGTCAACGGTCACCGGTCGACGGTCCAGCACTTGCAGACTGCTTATGCGTATGATCAGAATAGCAAGCAGAATAGCAAGTGGACAGGGCAGAGGGTATATAAATCATACATTCTCATCCCTTCTTAGTCGGCGAATGCAAAGAAGACGGACAAAGTTTGAAAAGTAGAGGTAGATGAAAAGAGCAAAGTAAGAaatgacgatgctgatgctaaATAATGAGGTACTGTAAAGTGACCTGAGGTGACACGATACGACGGTTGTAGagtagatgaagaagtaatCGCTAGCCACAGGCCAATCTAAGCAGCTTCagaatccctcttcttcttcttctttttcttctcgCCATCCACCACCACACTCGCGtctccagcttctccatcttccgcTCTTCgtttcttcgatttcttctctGACGAATCTCCGTTCTCCTCTGAAGCCTTCTTAGCTGCCTTAGCCTATGAAATGGACCACGATACACACTCAATCAGCACTTGACTGACATAACTCACATTCGTAAAACACCATTCAGGCAAGAACGTTGACTTACcgccttcttagcttctttcctagctttcctctcttccttggtTTCTCCAACGACCACACTCATATCGGCATCGTCCATCGTCACATCTGCCGCGGACGTGGGCACTTCcgacttcctctttttcttcttatctttcttaGTCGGATCCGTATCTGATCCCTTCTCAGcccgcttctcctctttgaccTCCAACACAGCCTCTACAGCCTTCGCAACCGCACCAGCAGGCTGAGTGGGTAATAATCCATTCACGCTATCTAGAGGAACGTTGTCCGTCGTCGAGTTGTATGAACCAGATCCATTGGCTGAGGCTCCCAAATCGAATCTGGGTTGTTGTCTTCCGTTCACCCCTGATGTCACTTTTCGTACGGATTGTATACCGGCTTGGTGTTCTAGAGCTCTCAAACGAGATTCGAGTTTGACTCGATTCGTTATTCCGACTTCGGCTGAAGCTGCGTCCGACCTTGATTCGGCGTCCGATAGAGCGTCTACACGGATAGAGAGGGCCGCTTTGGTAGCTACCATTCTTGCCATTTTACCTTTTAGCTTTTGAGGGGCTTGACCGATCAATGATGCCTATGAGTGAGAAATCATATAGGATCAGCCCGAGGCTCGAGTGGTCTGACCGACATTGGTTTACTGCGACTCACATGGTAGATCAGACCGTATTTAGGAGTATCGTGTTTAGTTTTCAAAGCTCTGAACAGAGCCTTTTCGGCACCGAGGATTTGGACGGTGGACGCAGGGTGCTTGGCGAGGTTCATTAATGAACCGGCGTGAGAGATCAGACGAGCTCCAACTAATTCACCGACCAAGGCGGTCAAGTTGGGCGCAATAGCTTGCATTCGGTTTCGAAGGTATTCGGAGAGTTGAGTTCGGTATTCGGTAATTGAGATGACTTGATCACATAGCGAGTGGATGTGAGCCATATCGCTATCGGAGATTTCAGTTCCCATCGATAATTCTGCGGCGGCTTTGATGGTAGCTTCGAGGTCTTCCGGAAGAATTAATTCGAATGAAGTAGATGAGGCATTTGTTCGGAAACCTGCGAATGGGGTTTAGGTCAGCTCGGTTCGGGTGGAATGGGAAAactggatgaggatgaagtagattgactcacccatagCTTTGACGACTCGGGCGTAGGCAAGGTTATCCACGATGATCTTGGCCATTTCTGGGAAATGCCATCCGTACCATTCCTTGACTCTCATAGAGTAGATGTTAATTTCCTTGTCCAGGTCATCTAGAAGAGCAATAGCTTGGATAACCATGGTATCTACTTTATCGGTGGAGAATTTCAACTTGAATCGAGATAAGGAGTGACCGAGACCTAGTGACATGGTGTTGAGATCTTTCTGGTCGACTCCACCGAGTAAAGAGGCGAGCTGTTGTCTTATACCTCGGTAAAGATCTTGCGTTGATGAATCGGATAGTACGGGAATGGATAGGGTTTTGTTAATGGTTCCAGCTAAATGACCACCGTACCGTCTTAGCATACCTCTTCGGACCGCTGCAAGGGTCGAGGGGAGTAAGTGACATATACTCACCTAATTTGGGATCAGAAACAACCAGCAtttcttccaacttcttcttctttttcttcttgtcGCCATCTTCGGCAGCACCTCCGGCGGCCTCTGCTAAGAATTTGGACAGCGAATCGGTCAGACGACCTTCCTGGATGGCGGCTAGGTCTTCGACAGCGGTAGCTGTCGAGGTGAATCGTTGGATGGCTTGGACTTTCAAGCTGTGTGTATTATGAGCCATGTCAGTTGTGAGTATGAGATCAGGTATTCGAGACCTCTGGGTCAGGTGATTCTGCACTTACGCTTTGTTGGCTCCCTCAGGTGTTTCAAATTCCTTCCATAGGTCCTTGGAGTCGAGCTTGGCATCATTGCTCAACTTGAACACCACGAATCCGATCGATGTTTCGGCAAGGACCAGCATTGTGACCGTATAATCTGCTCAAATACAGGCGACTATTGCTGTTGCTAATGATAATGTACTTTTTCGTTGACCTGGTGGAAAACCTTCTTTTCTACAAAGAACGTGTCGGGATATGTTACCGGGACTTCTTTCTGGCCAGCGAACGGGTTTTGCGTCGGTCTATGCTACTTTGAAACCAAGATACTTATGCCAGTCTGATTGCGATCTCTTTGACAGGATAAAGCCTCAAATCGTAGTAGTGTCAGGTTTTTTCAGAATTCTTCATCTGCTAGCATCCCAGTGAAATTCGTCCAAAACGATCGTTATCACTTGTTGGCCCGTTCCTGACTGTTCAAAAGGTGAAAAATTTCCACATCAGCATGCGTCTACCTTTGCGGACTTGTTTTGAATTCCGATAAAGTCACTTGAGAGCCGAAGTGGAGGTGTCCGCCCCCACATTCCCATTCCATCATTCCATCAGCACATGAGCAAGCGTTGATTTCATGTCCACCAAAGACAATATTAGACGattacgagtacgagtacccGTTGAtggatatatatatatatatataggtGTACAAACACACACaag is a window from the Kwoniella dejecticola CBS 10117 chromosome 8, complete sequence genome containing:
- a CDS encoding peptidyl-prolyl cis-trans isomerase D; the encoded protein is MPNTITYFDITIAGSPAGRLTFELYDDVVPKTADNFKHLCLGDKTNASGRKLAYEGSNFHRCIKSFMLQGGDFTNGNGTGGESIYGEKFEDEGFTLKHDKPMLLSMANAGPNTNGSQFFITTVPTPHLDGKHVVFGRVRSNKGLVRRIEALPTTSDKPNEEVKIAAAGVLTVEDIAKEDEEKKKAQEASSGEDIWEDYPQDEEGIDAEKADEALSVALKLKDVGTKEFKAGQFATALDKYQKALRYLDVHPVLPDDAPKEQIEGYRSARIPLLTNAALAALKCTPPAATLAMILTTRALAIPDLTPAEKGKALYRRALAEIQKKEDEEAEKDLKAALECVPGDAGVLKALKDVETKRKERKEKERKAFSKMFG
- a CDS encoding nucleolar protein 58, whose product is MLVLAETSIGFVVFKLSNDAKLDSKDLWKEFETPEGANKALKVQAIQRFTSTATAVEDLAAIQEGRLTDSLSKFLAEAAGGAAEDGDKKKKKKKLEEMLVVSDPKLAGTINKTLSIPVLSDSSTQDLYRGIRQQLASLLGGVDQKDLNTMSLGLGHSLSRFKLKFSTDKVDTMVIQAIALLDDLDKEINIYSMRVKEWYGWHFPEMAKIIVDNLAYARVVKAMGFRTNASSTSFELILPEDLEATIKAAAELSMGTEISDSDMAHIHSLCDQVISITEYRTQLSEYLRNRMQAIAPNLTALVGELVGARLISHAGSLMNLAKHPASTVQILGAEKALFRALKTKHDTPKYGLIYHASLIGQAPQKLKGKMARMVATKAALSIRVDALSDAESRSDAASAEVGITNRVKLESRLRALEHQAGIQSVRKVTSGVNGRQQPRFDLGASANGSGSYNSTTDNVPLDSVNGLLPTQPAGAVAKAVEAVLEVKEEKRAEKGSDTDPTKKDKKKKRKSEVPTSAADVTMDDADMSVVVGETKEERKARKEAKKAAKAAKKASEENGDSSEKKSKKRRAEDGEAGDASVVVDGEKKKKKKKRDSEAA